In Salinisphaera sp. LB1, one genomic interval encodes:
- a CDS encoding ABC transporter permease, with amino-acid sequence MSDKRGQTMTKDKGGLFAGGFDPIGLLLEGRAFFGLIAIIAVFSYLSPNYFTFNNLLTMTSHVAIFGLLGMGMLLVILTGGIDLSVGSTLGLCGVMAGFFIHGVDIGGVTLYPAIWVVVVLVCAVGALVGLINGVLVAYFRVPSFVATLGSLYAVRGVALLMTGGLTYNNLGGKASLGNTGLDWLGFNTILQVPVGILIMIAVAIVLIVVLNRTAFGRWLYATGGNARAARLSGVPTNRVTVLVFVMSGICAAIAGLVLTSELTSAGPTAGTTYELTAIATVVIGGAALAGGVGNIRGTLLGAFVIGFLSDGLVIVGVSNYWQMVFTGVVIVFAVLLNSIEYKARRKPRTSASADGGGTPAAAASQHNPVNPASSLGTSTGES; translated from the coding sequence ATGAGCGATAAACGCGGTCAAACCATGACGAAGGACAAGGGCGGGCTGTTTGCGGGCGGCTTCGATCCCATCGGCTTGCTCCTTGAAGGACGTGCTTTTTTCGGTCTGATCGCGATCATCGCGGTCTTTTCCTACCTTTCGCCGAACTACTTCACCTTCAACAACCTGCTGACCATGACCTCCCATGTGGCCATCTTCGGTCTGCTGGGCATGGGCATGTTGCTGGTGATTCTCACCGGCGGCATCGACCTGTCGGTCGGCTCGACGCTGGGCCTGTGCGGCGTGATGGCCGGTTTCTTCATCCACGGCGTCGATATCGGCGGGGTCACGCTATATCCCGCGATCTGGGTCGTGGTGGTCCTGGTGTGTGCGGTCGGCGCACTGGTCGGCCTGATCAACGGCGTACTGGTGGCCTATTTCAGGGTGCCGTCATTTGTGGCCACGCTGGGATCGCTCTATGCGGTACGCGGGGTGGCGCTCCTGATGACCGGCGGCCTGACCTACAACAATCTCGGCGGCAAGGCGTCGCTGGGCAATACCGGCCTCGACTGGCTCGGGTTCAACACAATACTGCAGGTGCCGGTCGGCATATTGATCATGATCGCCGTGGCGATTGTACTCATCGTGGTGCTCAATCGAACGGCCTTCGGTCGCTGGCTTTATGCGACAGGCGGGAATGCACGCGCGGCGCGCCTGTCGGGCGTGCCCACCAACCGGGTTACGGTGTTGGTGTTCGTCATGTCGGGGATCTGTGCGGCCATCGCCGGTCTCGTACTGACATCGGAGCTGACCTCGGCCGGCCCGACCGCAGGTACCACGTATGAACTGACCGCGATCGCCACGGTGGTGATCGGCGGTGCTGCGCTGGCCGGCGGTGTCGGCAATATCCGCGGCACGCTCCTGGGCGCTTTCGTGATCGGGTTCCTGTCGGATGGCCTGGTCATCGTGGGCGTGTCCAATTACTGGCAGATGGTCTTTACCGGGGTGGTGATCGTGTTTGCGGTGCTCCTGAATTCGATCGAATACAAGGCCCGGCGCAAACCCCGCACCTCCGCATCCGCCGATGGCGGCGGCACGCCGGCGGCGGCCGCGAGTCAACACAACCCGGTGAATCCGGCCTCGTCGTTGGGGACGTCGACGGGCGAATCGTAG